ATAGGCTTCCTGCTGGGCTGTCTGTTCGGTATTCCACTGGGCTTCGCCATGGGCCTGAATGGCTGGCTACGCGGCTGGTTCGATCCGATCGTTGAGTTTATGCGCCCGGTACCACCACTGGCACTGATTCCATTGGTTATCATCTGGTTCGGTATCTGGGAACAGGGCAAAATCAGCCTGTTATTCCTGGCATCCCTGTGGATCATGACCATTGCTGCCCGTGCTGGTGTGTCCGGAGTAAACATTACTAAGGTGCATGCGGCCTATTCACTGGGGGCTTCCAAACGCCAGGTTTTAAGCAAAGTTATTCTGCCCAACTCCCTGCCGGAGATCTTTACCGGTGCCCGGGTTGCTATGGGTGTCTGCTGGGGAACCGTAGTCGCTGCCGAACTGGTTGCTGCTGAAAAAGGCGCCGGCAAGATGATTATTGCTGCATCCAAATTCCAGCAAACCGATATCGTTATTATGGGTATCGTTATTATCGGCATCATCGGTTACAGCATCGAGATTCTGATGCGTAAAGCCGAAGACCGACTGGTGCCATGGAAAGGTAAGAGCTAAAAAAGATAACTACCAGATATTTGTATAACAACAGATAAACGATTGCCAATGGGTAAAGGGGCTCTGCTTTGCAGGCCCCTTTTTATACTTTCTGTTATCTATTTACCTTTGTTCTTACTATCAGAACGGCCACCAAAGCTCTCCAGCAGCCATTCTTTAACCAGCAAGGCATCATCACTGAGTAACACGTTATCACTATGGACCAAATACATATGCCGGCTGGCTGGCAAAGGTTCATTTAACAGGCCTACCAATTCGCCACTGGCAAGCTCCCGCTCGATCAGTGATCCTTCCAGCAAACCTATTCCTACATGATGGCGTACAGCATCCAGTACATTAACGCTGGTATTACAGTGATAAACCCGCTCAAGATCCGGATTAATATTTAGCAACGGATAGACTTTGTGCCAGTCCGGTTGCTGCTGGTTATAAATCAGACAGCAATCTGCTGATGTCATCGCTTTAAATCCGTTATGTTCAGCGTCTGATACATTCTGTAATTTTACTTTAAGCAACGGATGGCTATGCAAATACGCCGTCGAGCAAACCGGCATCAGGCAAACATCCTGCAGTTTTTCGCACACAAGCCCGCTAGTAGGTGTACTTAAATGCCTAACCGCCAACTCGTTGTGTTCACCATTCAACGCTTCCGGTAAAACAGAGACATTGGTCTGTAATTCTAACTGTGGATAACGCTGAAAAAATGCTGCTAACCGGGGTGCAAAGCATTGTTGTGCAAAGCCCGGAGGCAAAGCGAGTTTAACCTGACGCCGCCGTGACTGACGGGATATTGAGTGACTCACACCCAGTAATTCATTTAACTGATGGTCTACTCTTTTAAAGTAATCTTCACCCATACGGGTCAGGCGAATCACCCGAGTGCCACGTTCAAACAATGCAGCGCCCAACCAGCTTTCCAGAATCCGGACCTGTTGGCTGACTGCACCAGGTGTTATCGACAATTCTTCGGCTGCAGTTTTAAAACTCATATGCCGGGCCGCGACACAAAAATAATGTATCGCTTTAATTGGTGCTGTATCCATAAGAGAGATTTTCTATTCTATATCCG
The DNA window shown above is from Aliamphritea ceti and carries:
- a CDS encoding LysR substrate-binding domain-containing protein — protein: MDTAPIKAIHYFCVAARHMSFKTAAEELSITPGAVSQQVRILESWLGAALFERGTRVIRLTRMGEDYFKRVDHQLNELLGVSHSISRQSRRRQVKLALPPGFAQQCFAPRLAAFFQRYPQLELQTNVSVLPEALNGEHNELAVRHLSTPTSGLVCEKLQDVCLMPVCSTAYLHSHPLLKVKLQNVSDAEHNGFKAMTSADCCLIYNQQQPDWHKVYPLLNINPDLERVYHCNTSVNVLDAVRHHVGIGLLEGSLIERELASGELVGLLNEPLPASRHMYLVHSDNVLLSDDALLVKEWLLESFGGRSDSKNKGK